The genome window TATGGCTGTGGTAAACAATGTGACCCGAATGCTGGATGCGAAAAAAATCCCCTATCAGGCGTTTGAGTTGCCTGCTGAAAAACTGGGGGCAGAAGAAACTGCCCGGATTTTGGGGGTCTCGCCCTCAGTAGTATTCAAAACCATCGTGGTCAAACGCTTCACACCAGGTACCAAGCCAATTCTGGCAGTCATTCCTGGAGACTGTGAACTGGACGAGAAAAAATTGGCGGCGTTGCTGGGAGAAAAGAAAGTCCAGGTGCCTTCTCAGCGTGAAGCCGAAGAGATGACCGGTTTACTGGCGGGGGGAATCTCGCCGCTGGCATTAATCAACCGCGGGTTCCAGATTTGGATTGATGAAAAGGCAATGCGTTTGGATTTCATTCACGTATCGGGTGGACAGCGCGGGCTGAATATCCGTCTCAAGCCTCAGGATCTGGTTCGTCTCACTCAGGCACGCCTTGGAGATCTTTCGAGCAGCAAGGGGTTTCAGGAAGGGGATGACAAATGAACACATCGCGCAGGTTCT of Anaerolinea thermophila UNI-1 contains these proteins:
- a CDS encoding aminoacyl-tRNA deacylase, encoding MAVVNNVTRMLDAKKIPYQAFELPAEKLGAEETARILGVSPSVVFKTIVVKRFTPGTKPILAVIPGDCELDEKKLAALLGEKKVQVPSQREAEEMTGLLAGGISPLALINRGFQIWIDEKAMRLDFIHVSGGQRGLNIRLKPQDLVRLTQARLGDLSSSKGFQEGDDK